A segment of the Caldivirga sp. genome:
ATGGTTGATCATTTTCCATCCATTGAAGATAAACCTACCGTACACCCTCCGTCCACTTAGAATTATAGGTAGCCAAAGGGAATCATCCTCCCACATTGAATTAAACGGTATTTCACCCACATTAAACCATATTGGTTCAGCCTCATCGCTTTCCCTTAGCTCACCCTCGTAATCATTTGCTGTGAACACGTGGACGAAGTGAATTGACTCAACGTTACCATTATCGTAGTTCCAGAACTCAAGTAGCCCCATCCACTTCAATTCCCTTGGCTTAACCCCAATCTCCTCAATGCATTCCCTAATGGCTGCGTTATAAATGTCCTCATTACTCTCAACCTTACCACCAACTCCATTAAAGTAACCGCTACCTAACCCCCTCTTCTTCCTTATTAGCAATACTTTACCATCCTTAATTATGTACAGTAGCGTCTCAAGAAATATCATGGATTTTAGTGCGTGCAGTTGGATTATTAAGGGTTAGTGTATTAGGGCTTGTGACTGACTTATTAATTAAATAAGCCCTCATTTAGGCGACATTAGGAAAGGTTTATATAGAAGCGGTTTTAAGGGCACGTATGAGTCAGCAGGCCTACATTGCCCAGATAGGTGGAGTCCCTGTACTAGTGCTTAAGGAGGGGACGCAGAGGGCCTTTGGTAAGGAGGCTCTTAGGATAAACATAATGGTTGCCAAGGCAGTGTCAGAGGTCATGAGGACAACCCTAGGGCCTAAGGGTATGGATAAGATGCTTATTGATAGTCTAGGTGACATAACGATAACTAATGATGGTGCGACAATACTTAATGAAATGGATGTACAACACCCAATAGGTAAACTCCTGGTTGAGATAGCTAAGACGCAGGATGACGAGGTTGGTGATGGTACAACCACCGCAGTGGTGTTGGCTGGGGCGCTGCTTGATGAGGCTGAGAAGTTAATTGAGAAGAACATTCACCCAACAGTCATAATATCGGGCTTCAAGAAGGGGCTTGACGCTGCGATCCAGTACTTAACTAAGATAGCGATCCCAGTGGATAGGGATAACATTGATGTACTTAAGAAGGTGGCTGCAACGTCAATGCATGGTAAGATTAGTGAAACCGTTAAGGATCAATTCGCTGAACTGGCAGCTAGGGCTGTTTCAATGATTAAGGAGCAGAGGGGTGATAGGTGGATTGCCGACCTGGATAATGTTCAATTAGTTAAGAAGCATGGAGGCAGCCTACTTGATACACAGCTTATTCAAGGTGTAGTTATTGATAAGGAGGTGGTTCATGCTGCAATGCCTAAGAAGATCACTAACGCTAAGATAGCCCTACTTGATGCACCACTTGAGGTTGAGAAGCCTGAGATTGATGCGGAGATTAGGATTCAGGACCCAACCCAGATTAAGGCATTCCTAGATGAGGAGGAGAACATCCTAAGGGGCTACGTTGATAAGCTTAAGTCA
Coding sequences within it:
- a CDS encoding 8-oxo-dGTP diphosphatase, with the translated sequence MIFLETLLYIIKDGKVLLIRKKRGLGSGYFNGVGGKVESNEDIYNAAIRECIEEIGVKPRELKWMGLLEFWNYDNGNVESIHFVHVFTANDYEGELRESDEAEPIWFNVGEIPFNSMWEDDSLWLPIILSGRRVYGRFIFNGWKMINHEVHPICI
- the thsB gene encoding thermosome subunit beta, with product MSQQAYIAQIGGVPVLVLKEGTQRAFGKEALRINIMVAKAVSEVMRTTLGPKGMDKMLIDSLGDITITNDGATILNEMDVQHPIGKLLVEIAKTQDDEVGDGTTTAVVLAGALLDEAEKLIEKNIHPTVIISGFKKGLDAAIQYLTKIAIPVDRDNIDVLKKVAATSMHGKISETVKDQFAELAARAVSMIKEQRGDRWIADLDNVQLVKKHGGSLLDTQLIQGVVIDKEVVHAAMPKKITNAKIALLDAPLEVEKPEIDAEIRIQDPTQIKAFLDEEENILRGYVDKLKSIGANVIFTTKGIDDIAQYYLAKAGIMAVRRVKRSDIE